A window of Candidatus Dependentiae bacterium contains these coding sequences:
- a CDS encoding M23 family metallopeptidase, with amino-acid sequence MIRLKTVLMSSAMLFFSWMGYRSIGYFFDNQLPVVSVHGMQNLSYYAGDIHCNIGTNKPGRLSIWVDNAPLVQDFNMHTKNKLYPFIIPTQTLTNGEHSFKVVCTDKSYNANSTAVEHSFVVDNKPLDAVFMHEKKLKVLQGRTLHVKFKVNKDIECAYVKALAERYDCFLESMQSDIYECFIPISCDEKANEYLFSVEVKDRVGNHITLDNAFEIVHCDFKKQTIKVDPEKLKEEKERGRAIAELEEQLTILAQGSPKEKMWQGSFCTPIEIDRVTCEYGTVRTTQERGRYAHKALDVINRPKSVVWATQDGVVALKDRFDFSGNTVVVDHGHGILSLFYHLDDFADIEVGQKVSKGNPLGTLGKTGYATGYHLHWEMRVNNAQVDPMQWTKETF; translated from the coding sequence ATGATTCGTTTAAAGACAGTATTAATGTCAAGCGCAATGCTTTTTTTTAGTTGGATGGGTTATAGATCTATTGGTTATTTTTTCGATAATCAATTGCCGGTAGTTTCAGTTCATGGCATGCAAAATTTATCATATTATGCAGGGGATATTCACTGTAATATTGGTACAAATAAACCGGGACGTTTATCGATTTGGGTGGATAATGCGCCTTTGGTACAAGATTTTAATATGCATACTAAAAACAAACTTTATCCATTTATTATTCCCACACAAACTTTAACTAATGGTGAGCACTCATTTAAAGTTGTTTGTACTGATAAGAGTTACAATGCAAACAGTACAGCTGTTGAGCATTCATTTGTAGTTGACAATAAACCACTTGATGCTGTATTTATGCATGAAAAAAAATTAAAAGTATTGCAAGGGCGAACCCTCCATGTGAAATTTAAAGTTAATAAAGATATTGAGTGTGCATATGTAAAAGCGTTAGCTGAAAGATATGATTGCTTTTTAGAGTCAATGCAGTCGGATATTTATGAATGTTTTATACCTATTTCATGTGATGAAAAGGCAAATGAATATCTGTTTTCGGTTGAAGTCAAAGATCGCGTAGGGAATCACATCACACTTGACAATGCTTTTGAGATTGTACATTGCGATTTTAAAAAACAGACAATAAAAGTTGATCCTGAAAAACTTAAGGAAGAAAAAGAGCGTGGTCGTGCCATTGCTGAACTTGAAGAACAGTTGACTATATTGGCACAAGGTTCACCAAAAGAAAAAATGTGGCAAGGTTCTTTTTGTACGCCAATTGAGATTGATCGGGTTACTTGTGAATACGGAACGGTGAGGACAACTCAGGAGCGTGGACGTTATGCGCACAAAGCATTAGATGTAATAAACCGACCAAAAAGTGTTGTATGGGCAACTCAAGATGGTGTTGTTGCTCTTAAAGATAGATTTGATTTTAGTGGAAATACAGTGGTTGTTGATCATGGTCATGGTATTTTATCTCTTTTTTATCATTTAGATGATTTTGCCGATATTGAAGTTGGGCAAAAAGTTTCAAAAGGCAACCCTCTAGGCACACTTGGCAAAACTGGCTATGCAACCGGTTATCATTTGCACTGGGAAATGCGTGTGAATAATGCACAGGTTGATCCAATGCAATGGACAAAGGAAACCTTTTGA
- a CDS encoding vanadium-dependent haloperoxidase has protein sequence MRKKMPFQILSITLLCVYNIYGVERFSYDERPGAYETRMRCAYNENYNVPNYNIENENNGDQETVPDYAGNYTKAFPHDASTGIATDVGQQSYETLVKALKNGKQETYNTIVRTANDASKLVNPQCSAAWSLIGRDSSLVPLALPPKLDSRWAACEMAEVYLQAICRDVSFNDYGTGQGTDRDTDGQSITQKAANLLNAYGNDYKGAKPVTPANLFRGPDAGCLVGPYLSQFFWQDLHFLNQPLAIINPYIPTASKHEFGVTWDNFVSIQDGFVPVAYGPTDFDGQRYAINGRDAGTWVHNDLPVDSYNNALNVLINNGFPSAPNLPYFNGLMPNEDPFGTMGAPDTSQLIAAVSVQALKEAWAHKWRAARRLRPEAMAGLAHQAKVTGENPYGLNDALFATLGGVNVMDWTLARNITQNPLDPNNATYLLGLMYPEGSPTHPSYPAGHATVAGACTTVIKALVADQALFADYLTPVKPNPNDPTLLIALTNAEGANLITVGGELDKLASNIALARDFAGVHYRSDGDYGINLGELVAIYFLQDWAATYAEEKFDGFELTKRNGQRIRITANDIAVIS, from the coding sequence ATGAGAAAAAAAATGCCTTTTCAGATCTTAAGCATCACATTGCTTTGCGTTTACAATATATATGGCGTAGAACGTTTTTCCTACGATGAACGTCCGGGAGCATATGAAACTCGTATGAGATGTGCTTATAACGAAAATTATAATGTACCAAACTATAACATTGAAAACGAAAACAATGGAGATCAAGAAACAGTACCTGATTATGCAGGCAATTACACTAAAGCATTTCCTCACGATGCTAGCACAGGCATTGCAACAGATGTTGGGCAACAAAGCTATGAAACCCTAGTAAAAGCATTAAAAAATGGCAAACAAGAAACCTATAATACAATCGTGCGCACCGCAAATGATGCCAGTAAGTTAGTCAATCCACAATGCTCTGCTGCTTGGTCACTCATTGGACGTGATAGCTCATTAGTTCCACTCGCATTACCTCCAAAACTTGATAGTCGTTGGGCTGCATGTGAAATGGCTGAAGTTTATCTGCAAGCAATTTGCCGTGACGTTTCATTTAATGATTATGGAACTGGTCAAGGAACTGATCGCGATACAGACGGACAATCAATTACACAAAAAGCTGCAAACCTGCTCAATGCGTATGGCAATGATTACAAAGGCGCTAAACCGGTAACACCGGCAAACCTTTTCCGTGGTCCTGATGCAGGTTGCTTGGTTGGCCCCTATCTTTCTCAGTTTTTTTGGCAAGATCTACACTTTTTAAACCAGCCACTGGCAATAATAAATCCTTATATTCCAACTGCAAGTAAGCATGAATTTGGTGTTACATGGGATAATTTTGTTTCAATTCAAGATGGTTTTGTTCCTGTTGCTTACGGCCCAACTGATTTTGATGGACAACGTTATGCAATTAATGGACGAGATGCCGGCACATGGGTCCATAATGACCTCCCGGTTGATTCATACAACAATGCACTCAATGTATTAATTAATAATGGATTTCCTTCAGCACCAAACTTACCCTACTTTAATGGGCTGATGCCTAATGAAGATCCGTTTGGCACTATGGGAGCTCCTGATACATCACAATTAATTGCAGCAGTTTCAGTACAAGCACTCAAAGAAGCTTGGGCACACAAATGGCGCGCTGCTCGCCGATTGCGCCCTGAAGCAATGGCCGGACTAGCTCATCAAGCTAAAGTTACAGGAGAAAATCCATACGGTTTAAATGACGCTCTCTTTGCAACTTTAGGTGGCGTAAATGTTATGGACTGGACCTTGGCTCGTAATATTACACAAAACCCACTTGATCCCAACAATGCAACCTATTTGCTTGGATTAATGTACCCTGAGGGTTCTCCAACTCATCCATCATATCCAGCAGGACATGCAACTGTTGCCGGTGCATGCACAACAGTAATAAAAGCATTAGTTGCTGATCAAGCGCTATTTGCAGATTATTTAACACCAGTCAAACCAAATCCAAATGATCCAACATTACTCATTGCATTAACTAATGCTGAAGGCGCAAATCTAATTACAGTAGGTGGTGAACTTGATAAACTAGCATCAAATATTGCATTAGCACGTGATTTTGCCGGTGTCCATTACCGTTCAGATGGTGACTATGGCATCAATTTAGGCGAACTTGTTGCAATATACTTCTTGCAAGATTGGGCCGCAACCTATGCAGAAGAAAAATTTGATGGCTTTGAGCTTACTAAACGCAATGGCCAACGCATTCGTATAACTGCAAATGACATTGCTGTTATCAGCTAA
- a CDS encoding PP2C family protein-serine/threonine phosphatase, with protein MNKNIVVSVLLSHFSLFYAADIQIPLVEIETPWGVSAIEGRRFTMEDRHTVVKSDEGQLFFGVYDGHGGKSAAEYVAEHLHAEVFKVGEKEGYLNVDDQFRGRSGTTVVTARIIPEEEGRKLVIAWAGDSRVLLVKQDGLVRFATTDHKPNDEKEKERIEKSGGYVSWARVNGALAVARAIGDNYRSFLGKNGEKIISAVPDICKIEITADDAFLILACDGVWDVISNEEAAQLVSRELQKEKGSKVEKEGSALSFEDGNDTACRLAAQMLRKTAFNKGSRDNITAMVVLLNKLNKASKKKKIEKSRDGKKDNSEYQVFEPRVPADLLYGYPGPIF; from the coding sequence ATGAATAAAAACATAGTAGTTTCAGTGTTATTATCTCATTTTTCACTTTTTTACGCAGCAGATATACAGATTCCGTTGGTTGAAATTGAAACTCCTTGGGGAGTAAGCGCAATTGAGGGGCGTCGTTTTACAATGGAGGATCGTCATACTGTTGTAAAAAGTGATGAAGGCCAACTTTTTTTTGGTGTATATGATGGTCATGGAGGAAAAAGCGCTGCAGAGTATGTAGCAGAACATCTGCATGCAGAAGTATTTAAAGTTGGTGAAAAAGAAGGATATTTGAATGTTGATGATCAGTTTAGAGGTCGCTCGGGCACAACAGTTGTCACTGCGCGTATAATTCCTGAAGAAGAAGGGCGAAAGCTGGTTATTGCGTGGGCAGGAGATTCACGAGTGCTTTTGGTAAAACAGGATGGCTTAGTTCGTTTTGCAACAACTGATCACAAGCCAAATGATGAAAAAGAAAAAGAGCGAATTGAAAAGTCAGGTGGATATGTTTCGTGGGCAAGAGTTAATGGTGCTTTGGCTGTTGCTCGAGCAATTGGCGATAACTATAGATCTTTTTTGGGTAAAAATGGAGAAAAAATTATCAGTGCAGTTCCTGATATATGTAAAATTGAAATAACTGCAGATGATGCATTTTTAATATTGGCGTGTGATGGTGTTTGGGATGTTATTTCAAATGAGGAAGCGGCACAGTTGGTGTCAAGAGAATTGCAAAAGGAAAAAGGCTCGAAAGTGGAAAAAGAGGGTTCAGCTTTGTCTTTTGAAGATGGCAATGATACTGCGTGTAGATTAGCTGCACAGATGTTAAGAAAAACTGCATTTAATAAAGGTAGCCGAGATAATATAACTGCTATGGTGGTTTTGCTTAATAAACTGAATAAAGCGTCAAAAAAGAAAAAAATAGAAAAAAGTAGAGATGGCAAAAAAGACAATTCCGAGTATCAGGTTTTTGAACCAAGAGTGCCGGCGGATCTTCTCTATGGTTATCCTGGTCCAATTTTTTAA
- a CDS encoding GIY-YIG nuclease family protein, translated as MDKLKTQHLPSLPGVYLFKDENNEILYIGKAKSLKNRVRSYFAKNSDWKVQALLQEAHNIDFVLTNTEIEAMLLEAQLIGEHKPKFNVLLKSGQPFVYLMFSKQELPELKIVRNKKEKGIFFGPFLHKRQARSVAKFLIDTFKLQICNKKIANGCLDYHIGRCAGSCKDIFDSKDYLFRIELAKSALKKNRKNFLTRLHKKIKEHTKVLAFEKAKKLHQYVLDLDMIFNTLHVKYSHEKYAPSVFIAMHQTKRLPIDKEQLAQSLQELLQTNKPIRTIDCFDISHFQSSYLVGSCVRFSNGLPDKNNFRRFKIRSLQEQNDYAALHEIVSRRYKKPEDLPDLILIDGGKGQLNAVKDLFPNTLFASLAKREELLFTPLHPDGIHLDVKTPIGKTLIALRDYAHHFAISYHKLRRNKDIRN; from the coding sequence ATGGATAAGCTCAAAACACAACACTTACCCTCATTACCGGGCGTATACCTATTTAAAGATGAAAACAATGAGATTCTGTATATAGGTAAAGCCAAATCACTCAAAAACAGGGTGCGCAGCTATTTTGCCAAAAATAGCGATTGGAAAGTACAAGCATTACTTCAAGAAGCTCATAATATAGATTTTGTACTCACCAATACTGAAATTGAAGCAATGCTACTTGAAGCGCAATTGATTGGTGAACATAAACCCAAATTCAATGTTTTGCTCAAAAGTGGTCAACCATTTGTATATTTAATGTTTAGCAAACAAGAACTACCCGAACTGAAGATTGTGCGCAATAAAAAAGAAAAAGGCATATTTTTTGGCCCCTTTTTGCATAAGCGCCAAGCCCGCTCTGTCGCCAAATTCTTAATCGATACCTTTAAACTACAGATATGTAACAAAAAGATTGCCAACGGTTGCCTTGATTATCATATTGGTAGATGTGCCGGATCGTGCAAAGATATATTTGATAGTAAGGATTATCTCTTTCGTATTGAATTAGCAAAAAGTGCACTCAAAAAAAACCGAAAAAACTTTTTGACGAGGTTACACAAAAAAATAAAAGAGCACACCAAAGTGTTAGCTTTTGAAAAAGCAAAAAAACTCCATCAATATGTACTTGATCTTGATATGATTTTTAATACATTACACGTAAAGTATTCACACGAAAAATATGCACCAAGCGTGTTTATTGCTATGCATCAAACAAAGCGCTTGCCTATTGATAAAGAGCAATTAGCTCAATCATTGCAAGAGCTGTTGCAAACAAACAAACCAATTCGCACCATTGATTGTTTTGATATCTCACATTTTCAAAGCTCATATTTGGTTGGATCATGTGTGCGCTTTAGCAATGGTCTACCTGATAAAAACAACTTTAGGCGATTTAAAATTCGTTCTTTACAAGAGCAAAATGATTACGCTGCACTGCATGAAATCGTTTCGCGCCGCTATAAAAAACCTGAAGATCTACCCGATTTAATATTGATTGATGGTGGCAAAGGCCAACTGAATGCGGTCAAAGATCTGTTTCCTAATACACTATTTGCAAGCTTAGCAAAACGAGAAGAGCTTCTTTTCACGCCATTGCACCCTGATGGCATTCATCTGGACGTCAAAACCCCAATCGGCAAAACATTAATTGCTTTACGTGATTATGCCCATCATTTTGCTATTAGCTATCACAAATTACGTCGAAATAAAGATATTCGAAACTAA
- a CDS encoding AAA family ATPase yields MDTQNFTNATQELINDAVRLAMQKNNPTLQPVHTIDAALHNDFCISFLQMLNIPIDQLRTLTAQALDQLPSAPGTKLSMDVAMQDFLTLCKKEADALNDQFISLEHIMLAWAQTEHLPPFLRSFFKQHAFTHSNILTYMKELRKGSTVDSKTAESAYNVLEKYAQNITEQARLGKLDPVIGRHDEIRRVIQILSRRTKNNPVLIGEPGVGKTAIVEGIAQRIVDNDVPESLKGKKIFSLDLGLLIAGAKYQGEFEDRIKNILKEIEKNPDDIILFIDELHMLIGAGSSGGGMDASNLLKPALARGQLHCIGATTLKEYKKYIEKDSALERRFQKVLVEEPSVEDAISILRGLKERYELHHGIHIKDQALIDAVKLSDKNISDRFLPDKAIDLMDEAAAMVKMSIDSQPELIDKLERSIRQLEIEKVALQKEKDDGKAKDRLEKLEKELAELKEEHNKLLNQWKAEKAPLEKINKIKEEIENSNYQYHMAERAGDFAKASEIKYGTIAKLEAKLEQEKNKIKNLKTKLIKQEVDQDDIAAVLSRWIKIPAEKLKESETEKLLNMQKILDKQVIGQDEAVEKITHAIQMHRTGLTDPNRPIGSFLFLGPTGVGKTEAARTLADFLFNDPHKMIRIDMSEYMEKHAVARLIGAPPGYIGYEEGGQLTEQVRRHPYSVILFDEIEKAHSDVFNILLQILDDGRLTDSQGRTVSFKNTIIIMTSNIGSSLILEANALTDEVKKQIEMILHKTFRPEFLNRIDAIVYFKKLSEANVQKIAHLQIALLENRLAERNVKLQISDGAIKRIAELGYSPEFGARPLKRAIQNHITVPISQFLLQHPETQEIHVELKNDQLHIR; encoded by the coding sequence GTGGATACACAAAACTTTACTAATGCAACCCAAGAACTGATCAATGATGCTGTTAGACTGGCAATGCAAAAAAACAACCCAACATTACAACCGGTCCACACTATTGATGCCGCATTACATAATGATTTTTGTATTTCATTCTTACAAATGCTCAACATCCCCATTGATCAACTGCGCACATTGACTGCTCAAGCTCTAGACCAATTGCCTTCAGCACCAGGAACCAAGTTGAGCATGGATGTTGCCATGCAAGACTTTTTAACCTTATGCAAAAAAGAAGCTGACGCATTAAATGACCAATTTATAAGCCTAGAACATATCATGCTTGCATGGGCACAAACTGAACATCTGCCTCCGTTTTTGCGATCGTTCTTTAAGCAGCATGCATTCACCCATTCAAATATACTTACCTATATGAAAGAATTAAGAAAAGGAAGTACCGTGGATAGCAAAACCGCCGAAAGCGCATATAATGTTTTAGAAAAATATGCACAAAATATAACCGAACAAGCACGTTTAGGAAAATTAGACCCGGTAATAGGCAGACATGATGAAATTCGCCGTGTGATTCAAATTTTATCCCGTAGGACGAAAAATAATCCTGTACTCATTGGTGAACCAGGTGTTGGTAAAACTGCAATTGTGGAAGGCATAGCACAACGCATTGTTGATAACGATGTCCCTGAAAGCTTAAAAGGCAAAAAAATATTTAGCTTAGATCTCGGGTTATTAATTGCAGGTGCAAAATATCAAGGTGAATTTGAAGATCGCATAAAAAATATTTTAAAAGAGATCGAAAAAAATCCTGATGATATCATTCTATTTATCGATGAATTACATATGTTAATTGGTGCCGGTTCATCCGGTGGTGGCATGGACGCTTCAAATCTACTCAAACCTGCTCTTGCACGTGGACAACTGCATTGCATCGGCGCAACTACACTCAAAGAGTACAAAAAATATATCGAGAAGGATTCCGCCCTAGAACGCCGTTTTCAAAAAGTATTAGTTGAAGAACCTTCTGTTGAAGATGCTATTTCAATTTTACGTGGACTGAAAGAACGGTATGAATTACATCATGGAATCCACATCAAAGATCAAGCGCTCATCGATGCAGTAAAGTTATCAGATAAAAATATTTCCGATCGTTTTTTGCCTGATAAAGCAATTGATTTGATGGATGAAGCAGCTGCAATGGTCAAAATGTCAATCGATTCACAACCTGAACTAATCGACAAACTTGAACGTAGTATTCGTCAACTTGAAATTGAAAAAGTTGCCCTACAAAAAGAAAAAGATGACGGTAAAGCAAAAGACCGTCTTGAAAAACTAGAAAAAGAACTCGCTGAACTCAAAGAAGAACACAACAAGCTGCTTAATCAATGGAAAGCGGAAAAAGCACCACTTGAGAAAATAAACAAAATTAAAGAAGAAATTGAAAACTCAAACTATCAATATCACATGGCAGAACGTGCCGGAGACTTTGCAAAAGCTTCTGAAATTAAATATGGCACAATCGCCAAACTTGAAGCAAAACTTGAACAAGAAAAAAATAAAATAAAAAACCTTAAAACAAAATTAATAAAACAAGAAGTTGATCAAGATGATATTGCCGCAGTTCTTTCCCGTTGGATAAAAATCCCTGCAGAAAAGCTCAAAGAAAGTGAAACCGAAAAACTACTTAATATGCAAAAAATTCTAGACAAACAGGTGATTGGCCAAGATGAAGCGGTTGAAAAAATTACTCATGCAATTCAAATGCATCGCACCGGATTAACAGACCCAAACCGCCCAATCGGTTCATTTCTTTTTCTTGGACCAACCGGTGTAGGGAAAACTGAAGCTGCCCGTACGCTTGCCGATTTTTTATTTAATGATCCACATAAAATGATTCGCATTGATATGTCAGAATACATGGAAAAACATGCCGTTGCACGTTTAATTGGTGCTCCTCCAGGTTACATTGGTTATGAAGAAGGCGGGCAATTAACTGAGCAAGTCCGCAGACATCCGTATAGCGTTATCTTATTTGATGAAATAGAAAAAGCACACAGTGATGTGTTTAACATTTTGCTTCAAATCTTAGACGATGGCAGATTAACCGATTCACAAGGTCGCACCGTTTCATTCAAAAACACTATCATTATCATGACCTCTAACATTGGGTCAAGTTTAATCCTTGAAGCCAATGCATTAACCGATGAAGTAAAAAAACAGATTGAGATGATTCTACACAAAACCTTCCGGCCTGAATTTTTAAACCGTATTGATGCAATTGTATACTTCAAAAAACTATCTGAAGCCAACGTACAAAAAATTGCACACCTACAAATTGCTCTTTTGGAAAATAGACTTGCTGAACGCAATGTAAAATTACAGATTTCCGACGGTGCAATTAAACGTATTGCCGAACTTGGCTATTCACCTGAATTCGGCGCACGGCCTCTCAAGCGTGCAATACAAAATCATATAACTGTGCCAATTTCACAATTTTTGCTTCAACACCCAGAAACACAAGAGATACATGTTGAACTCAAAAATGATCAATTACACATTAGATAA
- the tpiA gene encoding triose-phosphate isomerase, with translation MGKKMFVANWKMQLSFDQACAFAHNHLEGLKKVADQSQSEIILCPSFPALYNVKQILKNTKVHIGAQTVSRHGSGAYTGQVSAQSLAQTGCTYCIIGHSENRKYQHESNVDIEQKCKELLKQNITPIICIGESKEAFEQKKTYNILNEQLEFIYTAITELNHHVKHYAIAYEPIWAIGTGIIPEVAYLTEIFAWLHTQSRKQTDTRFSLLYGGSVNAQNAHNILSIKHIDGLLIGGASLDFATFEHIIKN, from the coding sequence ATGGGGAAAAAAATGTTTGTCGCCAATTGGAAAATGCAATTATCTTTTGATCAAGCTTGTGCATTTGCGCACAATCATCTTGAAGGCTTAAAAAAAGTTGCTGATCAATCACAGAGCGAAATTATATTATGCCCTTCATTTCCTGCATTGTACAATGTAAAACAGATATTAAAAAATACAAAAGTTCATATTGGTGCACAAACAGTATCGCGACACGGCTCCGGTGCTTATACCGGTCAAGTTTCGGCTCAATCACTTGCACAAACAGGATGCACCTATTGTATTATTGGCCATTCAGAAAATAGAAAATATCAACATGAAAGCAATGTTGATATTGAACAAAAATGCAAAGAGCTTCTTAAACAAAATATCACCCCCATTATCTGTATTGGTGAATCAAAAGAAGCTTTTGAACAAAAAAAAACATATAACATTTTAAACGAACAACTTGAATTTATTTACACCGCCATCACAGAACTTAATCATCATGTTAAACATTATGCAATTGCCTATGAGCCAATCTGGGCAATAGGCACCGGCATCATTCCTGAAGTTGCATATTTAACTGAAATATTTGCATGGCTTCATACTCAATCAAGAAAACAGACCGATACCCGTTTTTCTCTTCTTTATGGCGGCAGCGTCAATGCACAAAATGCACACAATATTTTATCAATTAAACATATAGATGGTCTGTTAATCGGTGGCGCTAGTTTAGATTTTGCAACATTTGAACATATCATTAAAAACTAA
- the secG gene encoding preprotein translocase subunit SecG: protein MLFTLLLTLYTINCILLVFIILIQQGKGGMGLGAIGGGTQMLFGGSGGQDLFQKTTWVMGTIFMVGGLALSIWRTQQNNAATFVRQRQAQMPIQAPAPMPTAPAEQG from the coding sequence ATGTTATTCACCCTTCTTCTAACGCTCTACACAATTAATTGCATTTTGCTTGTTTTTATCATCTTAATCCAACAAGGTAAAGGCGGCATGGGTCTAGGTGCAATTGGTGGCGGAACTCAAATGCTTTTTGGTGGTTCCGGTGGTCAAGATTTATTCCAAAAGACTACCTGGGTTATGGGCACCATTTTTATGGTTGGTGGACTTGCATTGTCAATTTGGAGAACACAACAAAATAATGCTGCAACTTTCGTACGTCAACGTCAAGCACAAATGCCTATCCAAGCACCTGCACCAATGCCAACCGCACCGGCAGAACAAGGTTAA
- a CDS encoding ABC transporter permease encodes MYMSFIHPLNVIGSYAVHAYKNSKRFAFFLLQAIYIGLTKPLKFQALLQQIEQIGIDSLNIVILTGTFTGMVFALQSYIGFSRIGGEQFIGSVTALAMARELGPVLTGLMVTGRACSAIAAELGTMRITEQIDALVTLRINTFSYLIAPRIFAGILVLPCLSLFCSICGIIGGYFVVAYSLNLSGEQYVANIIQFCKLNDIMGGLIKSAFFGLILTWVGCYKGYYTHGGARGVGKATTEAVVLSSVLILVINFFLTKLLDHL; translated from the coding sequence ATGTATATGTCTTTCATACATCCCCTGAACGTTATTGGTTCATATGCAGTGCATGCATATAAAAACAGCAAACGCTTTGCCTTTTTTCTGTTACAAGCAATATACATTGGCCTTACTAAACCATTAAAATTTCAAGCGTTGCTACAACAGATTGAACAGATTGGCATTGACTCCTTAAATATTGTTATATTGACTGGTACTTTTACCGGTATGGTTTTTGCATTGCAAAGTTATATCGGTTTTTCACGTATTGGCGGCGAACAATTTATCGGATCAGTTACTGCACTTGCCATGGCGCGTGAATTAGGGCCTGTTCTGACCGGTTTAATGGTGACCGGACGTGCATGCTCTGCAATTGCAGCCGAATTGGGCACGATGCGCATTACCGAACAGATTGATGCACTTGTCACGTTGCGCATCAACACATTTTCTTATTTAATAGCACCACGCATATTTGCCGGCATCTTAGTTTTACCATGCTTATCTTTGTTTTGTAGTATCTGTGGAATTATTGGAGGCTACTTTGTTGTTGCCTATTCACTCAATTTAAGCGGCGAACAGTATGTTGCAAATATTATACAATTTTGCAAACTCAATGACATTATGGGCGGCCTTATTAAATCTGCTTTTTTTGGGTTAATTTTAACGTGGGTCGGATGCTATAAAGGTTACTATACCCATGGTGGCGCACGCGGTGTAGGCAAAGCAACAACAGAAGCGGTCGTACTTAGTTCAGTTTTGATATTGGTAATTAACTTCTTTTTAACTAAACTTTTGGATCATCTATGA
- a CDS encoding ATP-binding cassette domain-containing protein gives MIQIRNLVKKFGDRTITDNLNLSIPSGQMTVIIGRSGEGKSLLLKQIIGLIKPTSGQILIDDTDITKLNPSQLNEQLKKFGYVFQFAALLDSLTVWQNVGISMLNDGHQKEEIIPIIKEKLALVQLPEDTLYKYPSELSGGMAKRVGLARTLITNPKIILYDEPTTGLDPVTERRIHELMFGLQKQFQVTSIVITHSTDLFQFADNIAFLYQGNIAYFGPAKDIWQCTNPYIYQFIRGLPNGPIKTY, from the coding sequence ATGATTCAAATTCGCAATCTTGTTAAAAAATTTGGTGATCGCACTATTACCGATAATTTAAATTTAAGCATCCCCTCAGGACAAATGACCGTCATTATTGGCCGATCCGGTGAAGGAAAATCATTACTCCTTAAACAAATTATTGGCCTCATCAAACCCACTTCCGGACAAATTCTTATTGACGACACAGACATCACCAAACTAAATCCATCGCAGTTAAATGAACAACTAAAAAAATTTGGCTATGTCTTTCAGTTTGCCGCACTACTCGACTCACTAACTGTTTGGCAAAATGTTGGCATTAGCATGCTCAATGATGGGCACCAAAAAGAGGAAATCATCCCTATTATAAAAGAAAAATTGGCATTGGTTCAACTTCCTGAAGATACATTATACAAATATCCTTCAGAACTTTCAGGTGGCATGGCAAAACGCGTAGGATTAGCGCGCACCTTAATTACCAATCCAAAAATTATTTTATATGATGAACCGACAACCGGCCTAGATCCTGTTACTGAACGACGCATTCATGAATTAATGTTTGGCCTACAAAAACAGTTCCAGGTAACATCTATCGTTATCACACACAGCACAGATCTTTTTCAGTTTGCTGATAACATTGCATTTCTGTATCAAGGGAACATTGCCTATTTCGGTCCAGCAAAAGATATTTGGCAATGTACCAATCCTTACATCTACCAATTCATTCGCGGCTTGCCCAACGGCCCAATAAAAACATACTAA